One Lepidochelys kempii isolate rLepKem1 chromosome 12, rLepKem1.hap2, whole genome shotgun sequence genomic region harbors:
- the ATMIN gene encoding ATM interactor isoform X1 encodes MAAPGAAAAERARGAAGPGWPRASASVTERPVPRELVRPSVTELSRAVRTNILCTVPGCGKVLPNSPALSMHLSKAHRVQDGKINASIRKGLKTTQKFYCCPIEGCPRGPNRPFSQFSLVKQHFMKMHAEKKHKCDKCSNSYGTEWDLKRHIEDCGKTFQCTCGCPYASRTALLSHVYRTGHEIPAEHRDPPSKKRKMCTVVSNQHLAEKASEAFINARISSTCTQELESSEMKLMASFEGSCSSNISKQTLSQPKCTPKMLLPKPKVALVKLPVMQFAHLPIFVSATDSSVKPVVVAVDNQGSVMSTVHLLPQSIGILIPALEAEALVFKNTVPISKTANSGDVEPISNSVQVNLSKVTSNNAVQELGSICHKNKISSINVQTDLSYISQNFVPSAAWTPDSSVSSCSQTDLTFSSQISLPVSVQTQTLLPSSKLTSSIAAQTDAFAQACFQSSGVSRETQTNRTQNCIEERVQMDQAVMCNDIFDSVHSVYNVSTQIGLPENNLMAANMDQGLLQRSNCKTLSQDTIKTESIINFNTQTTILPQQNMTDNQTQTMDLLSDLENIFSGNMPGQTLDNRGLLSDASSGADTHLPSGPTQSTGIDFDIEEFFSASNIQTQTEESELGNLNSEPVLESLDIETQTDLFFSDSATQSYSCRGNSNFLGLEMFDTQTQTDLNSFLDSSTHLPLGSILKQSSFSMSTDSSDTETQTEIPSAAKHIASQNIENKVQLNSAETQTMDSCFETLGSLFLTSNETQTAMDDFLLADLAWNTMESQFSSVETQTCAELCSLVCQKFGTSH; translated from the exons ATGGCGGCGCCAGGTGCTGCGGCGGCAGAGCGCGCACGGGGCGCAGCGGGGCCGGGGTGGCCCCGGGCTTCGGCCTCTGTCACGGAGCGTCCTGTGCCCCGGGAGCTCGTGCGGCCGTCGGTGACGGAGCTGTCCCGGGCCGTGCGGACCAACATTCTGTGCACGGTGCCCGGCTGCGGCAAGGTCCTGCCCAACAGCCCGGCCCTGAGCATGCACCTGAGCAAGGCCCACCGGGTCCAG GATGGAAAAATAAATGCATCAATAAGAAAGGGTTTGAAAACTACACAGAAATTCTACTGCTGTCCTATTGAAGGCTGCCCTAGAGGACCAAACAGACCATTTTCCCAATTTTCACTTGTAAAacag CACTTTATGAAAATGCATGCTGAAAAGAAGCACAAATGTGATAAATGTAGCAACTCGTATGGCACGGAATGGGACTTGAAACGACATATAGAAGACTGTGGCAAGACTTTCCAGTGTACTTGTGGGTGCCCTTATGCCAGCAGAACAGCATTACTGTCTCATGTTTACAGAACTGGCCATGAGATCCCTGCAGAGCACAG GGATCCACCTagtaagaaaaggaaaatgtgcACTGTGGTTTCCAATCAGCACTTGGCAGAGAAAGCGAGTGAAGCGTTCATCAATGCACGCATCAGTAGTACTTGCACTCAGGAATTGGAATCATCTGAGATGAAGCTAATGGCCTCCTTTGAAGGCTCCTGCAGTTCTAATATCAGTAAGCAAACGCTCTCACAGCCAAAGTGTACACCGAAAATGCTTTTGCCAAAGCCCAAAGTAGCTTTGGTTAAACTTCCAGTAATGCAGTTTGCTCACTTGCCTATTTTTGTATCAGCAACAGATTCCTCTGTCAAACCTGTTGTGGTGGCTGTTGATAATCAAGGCTCTGTTATGAGTACTGTTCACTTATTACCTCAGTCTATAGGAATTCTGATACCAGCATTAGAGGCTGAAGCACTTGTATTTAAAAACACTGTGCCTATTTCAAAAACGGCAAATTCTGGTGATGTTGAACCGATTAGCAACAGTGTCCAAGTCAATTTGAGTAAGGTAACATCAAATAATGCAGTACAAGAGCTGGGGAGCATTTGTCACAAGAATAAAATCTCTTCAATAAATGTACAAACTGACTTATCTTACATTTCACAGAACTTTGTGCCATCTGCAGCCTGGACTCCTGATTCTTCTGTATCCTCTTGCTCTCAGACAGACCTGACATTCAGTTCACAAATTTCGCTACCGGTTAGCGTTCAGACTCAGACATTGTTGCCCAGTTCTAAACTGACTTCATCCATAGCTGCCCAGACTGATGCTTTTGCTCAGGCTTGTTTCCAGTCATCTGGCGTTTCTAGAGAGACCCAAACCAACAGAACACAGAACTGTATTGAAGAGAGAGTACAAATGGACCAGGCTGTAATGTGCAATGACATTTTTGACAGTGTTCATTCGGTTTACAATGTTTCAACCCAGATTGGGCTCCCAGAAAACAATTTAATGGCTGCAAACATGGATCAAGGATTGCTACAAAGAAGTAACTGCAAGACCCTGAGTCAGGATACAATAAAAACTGAATCCATTATCAACTTCAATACACAGACTACTATACTCCCACAGCAAAATATGACGGATAATCAAACCCAGACAATGGACTTACTAAGTGATCTGGAAAACATCTTTTCAGGTAACATGCCTGGTCAGACATTGGATAATCGTGGTCTTTTGTCTGACGCTAGCTCTGGTGCTGATACACATCTGCCATCTGGCCCTACACAGAGCACGGGAATAGACTTTGACATTGAAGAGTTCTTTTCAGCTTCCAATATTCAAACCCAAACTGAGGAGAGTGAACTTGGTAACCTGAACTCTGAGCCGGTCTTGGAATCTCTGGACATTGAAACACAGACTGACTTATTTTTTTCGGATAGTGCCACTCAATCCTATAGCTGCAGAGGAAATTCTAACTTTTTAGGTTTGGAAATGTTTGATACCCAGACACAGACAGACTTAAATTCCTTCTTAGACAGTAGCACCCATTTGcctttgggaagtattttgaagCAGTCCAGCTTCTCCATGAGCACTGACTCGTCTGATACTGAAACCCAGACAGAAATACCCTCTGCTGCTAAACATATAGCTAGtcaaaatatagaaaataaagtCCAGCTGAATAGTGCTGAAACACAGACTATGGATAGCTGCTTTGAgacccttggaagcctattccttACCAGCAATGAGACACAGACAGCTATGGATGACTTTCTTCTGGCTGACTTGGCCTGGAATACAATGGAGTCACAGTTCAGTTCAGTAGAAACACAGACCTGTGCAGAATTGTGTTCCTTGGTTTGTCAGAAGTTTGGAACAAGCCACTGA
- the ATMIN gene encoding ATM interactor isoform X2 gives MKMHAEKKHKCDKCSNSYGTEWDLKRHIEDCGKTFQCTCGCPYASRTALLSHVYRTGHEIPAEHRDPPSKKRKMCTVVSNQHLAEKASEAFINARISSTCTQELESSEMKLMASFEGSCSSNISKQTLSQPKCTPKMLLPKPKVALVKLPVMQFAHLPIFVSATDSSVKPVVVAVDNQGSVMSTVHLLPQSIGILIPALEAEALVFKNTVPISKTANSGDVEPISNSVQVNLSKVTSNNAVQELGSICHKNKISSINVQTDLSYISQNFVPSAAWTPDSSVSSCSQTDLTFSSQISLPVSVQTQTLLPSSKLTSSIAAQTDAFAQACFQSSGVSRETQTNRTQNCIEERVQMDQAVMCNDIFDSVHSVYNVSTQIGLPENNLMAANMDQGLLQRSNCKTLSQDTIKTESIINFNTQTTILPQQNMTDNQTQTMDLLSDLENIFSGNMPGQTLDNRGLLSDASSGADTHLPSGPTQSTGIDFDIEEFFSASNIQTQTEESELGNLNSEPVLESLDIETQTDLFFSDSATQSYSCRGNSNFLGLEMFDTQTQTDLNSFLDSSTHLPLGSILKQSSFSMSTDSSDTETQTEIPSAAKHIASQNIENKVQLNSAETQTMDSCFETLGSLFLTSNETQTAMDDFLLADLAWNTMESQFSSVETQTCAELCSLVCQKFGTSH, from the exons ATGAAAATGCATGCTGAAAAGAAGCACAAATGTGATAAATGTAGCAACTCGTATGGCACGGAATGGGACTTGAAACGACATATAGAAGACTGTGGCAAGACTTTCCAGTGTACTTGTGGGTGCCCTTATGCCAGCAGAACAGCATTACTGTCTCATGTTTACAGAACTGGCCATGAGATCCCTGCAGAGCACAG GGATCCACCTagtaagaaaaggaaaatgtgcACTGTGGTTTCCAATCAGCACTTGGCAGAGAAAGCGAGTGAAGCGTTCATCAATGCACGCATCAGTAGTACTTGCACTCAGGAATTGGAATCATCTGAGATGAAGCTAATGGCCTCCTTTGAAGGCTCCTGCAGTTCTAATATCAGTAAGCAAACGCTCTCACAGCCAAAGTGTACACCGAAAATGCTTTTGCCAAAGCCCAAAGTAGCTTTGGTTAAACTTCCAGTAATGCAGTTTGCTCACTTGCCTATTTTTGTATCAGCAACAGATTCCTCTGTCAAACCTGTTGTGGTGGCTGTTGATAATCAAGGCTCTGTTATGAGTACTGTTCACTTATTACCTCAGTCTATAGGAATTCTGATACCAGCATTAGAGGCTGAAGCACTTGTATTTAAAAACACTGTGCCTATTTCAAAAACGGCAAATTCTGGTGATGTTGAACCGATTAGCAACAGTGTCCAAGTCAATTTGAGTAAGGTAACATCAAATAATGCAGTACAAGAGCTGGGGAGCATTTGTCACAAGAATAAAATCTCTTCAATAAATGTACAAACTGACTTATCTTACATTTCACAGAACTTTGTGCCATCTGCAGCCTGGACTCCTGATTCTTCTGTATCCTCTTGCTCTCAGACAGACCTGACATTCAGTTCACAAATTTCGCTACCGGTTAGCGTTCAGACTCAGACATTGTTGCCCAGTTCTAAACTGACTTCATCCATAGCTGCCCAGACTGATGCTTTTGCTCAGGCTTGTTTCCAGTCATCTGGCGTTTCTAGAGAGACCCAAACCAACAGAACACAGAACTGTATTGAAGAGAGAGTACAAATGGACCAGGCTGTAATGTGCAATGACATTTTTGACAGTGTTCATTCGGTTTACAATGTTTCAACCCAGATTGGGCTCCCAGAAAACAATTTAATGGCTGCAAACATGGATCAAGGATTGCTACAAAGAAGTAACTGCAAGACCCTGAGTCAGGATACAATAAAAACTGAATCCATTATCAACTTCAATACACAGACTACTATACTCCCACAGCAAAATATGACGGATAATCAAACCCAGACAATGGACTTACTAAGTGATCTGGAAAACATCTTTTCAGGTAACATGCCTGGTCAGACATTGGATAATCGTGGTCTTTTGTCTGACGCTAGCTCTGGTGCTGATACACATCTGCCATCTGGCCCTACACAGAGCACGGGAATAGACTTTGACATTGAAGAGTTCTTTTCAGCTTCCAATATTCAAACCCAAACTGAGGAGAGTGAACTTGGTAACCTGAACTCTGAGCCGGTCTTGGAATCTCTGGACATTGAAACACAGACTGACTTATTTTTTTCGGATAGTGCCACTCAATCCTATAGCTGCAGAGGAAATTCTAACTTTTTAGGTTTGGAAATGTTTGATACCCAGACACAGACAGACTTAAATTCCTTCTTAGACAGTAGCACCCATTTGcctttgggaagtattttgaagCAGTCCAGCTTCTCCATGAGCACTGACTCGTCTGATACTGAAACCCAGACAGAAATACCCTCTGCTGCTAAACATATAGCTAGtcaaaatatagaaaataaagtCCAGCTGAATAGTGCTGAAACACAGACTATGGATAGCTGCTTTGAgacccttggaagcctattccttACCAGCAATGAGACACAGACAGCTATGGATGACTTTCTTCTGGCTGACTTGGCCTGGAATACAATGGAGTCACAGTTCAGTTCAGTAGAAACACAGACCTGTGCAGAATTGTGTTCCTTGGTTTGTCAGAAGTTTGGAACAAGCCACTGA
- the C12H16orf46 gene encoding uncharacterized protein C16orf46 homolog isoform X4, with protein sequence MMNSSKKNEVDLEKSITNKKAEESKWQCIYPNERRERNQVYTLLDISENVFEQDERSLEYVIRTGWEEAVQGWGKAAPFACVQLQKQAKKSRANETVNSCLFCLDMRQTNDKSESQETKTTRDQSKSVCKLSTCAIDDTVSEKKEVPVHSSKRLL encoded by the exons ATGATGAACTCCTCCAAGAAGAATGAAGTAGATTTAGAAAAAAGCATTACCAATAAAAAAGCAGAGGAAAGCAAGTGGCAATGTATCTACCCAaatgagaggagagagaggaatcaAGTTTATACTCTTCTTGACATCAGCGAGAATGTATTTGAACAAGATGAAAGGTCCTTGGAATATGTCATCAGGACAGGATGGGAGGAAGCT GTACAAGGCTGGGGTAAAGCTGCTCCGTTTGCTTGCGTTCAGTTGCAAAAGCAAGCTAAGAAATCAAGGGCAAATGAAACCGTCAACAGTTGCCTGTTTTGCTTAGATATGAGGCAAACTAATGACAAAAGTGAGAGCCAAGAAACCAAGACTACAAGAGATCAATCAAAATCTGTTTGCAAATTAAGCACGTGTGCTATAGATGATACCGTTTCAGAAAAGAAAGAGGTTCCAGTCCATTCTA GTAAAAGGCTGCTGTAA
- the C12H16orf46 gene encoding uncharacterized protein C16orf46 homolog isoform X1 has product MMNSSKKNEVDLEKSITNKKAEESKWQCIYPNERRERNQVYTLLDISENVFEQDERSLEYVIRTGWEEAVQGWGKAAPFACVQLQKQAKKSRANETVNSCLFCLDMRQTNDKSESQETKTTRDQSKSVCKLSTCAIDDTVSEKKEVPVHSSESSNCSTTDGTKGESCNGKLCSIQTFQGEKKSLPIKEYSIWHPEKMKNPEALKSKAVKTPEPTMPASDSSESSNLKSLLVLPPVKDATPKDSADPSFKKNKAAISQANQKMLNATSAETASSSKGTKTIEQKGGKQTDCIIHDTVKEKQIHEPSSFVPKLPKASFLQGGPEQLHWPCALWPDRKIITTSNSVSLRKYSHLANMQYLHTKGIQYTKYDEIRGPFTNSIKNRSLSEAKQGNESNTQAVQLLPGLFPSLTVSHVAITAMSSRLT; this is encoded by the exons ATGATGAACTCCTCCAAGAAGAATGAAGTAGATTTAGAAAAAAGCATTACCAATAAAAAAGCAGAGGAAAGCAAGTGGCAATGTATCTACCCAaatgagaggagagagaggaatcaAGTTTATACTCTTCTTGACATCAGCGAGAATGTATTTGAACAAGATGAAAGGTCCTTGGAATATGTCATCAGGACAGGATGGGAGGAAGCT GTACAAGGCTGGGGTAAAGCTGCTCCGTTTGCTTGCGTTCAGTTGCAAAAGCAAGCTAAGAAATCAAGGGCAAATGAAACCGTCAACAGTTGCCTGTTTTGCTTAGATATGAGGCAAACTAATGACAAAAGTGAGAGCCAAGAAACCAAGACTACAAGAGATCAATCAAAATCTGTTTGCAAATTAAGCACGTGTGCTATAGATGATACCGTTTCAGAAAAGAAAGAGGTTCCAGTCCATTCTAGTGAGTCTTCCAATTGTTCTACAACAGATGGAACTAAGGGAGAAAGCTGTAATGGCAAGTTGTGCTCTATTCAAACATttcaaggtgaaaagaaaagtttGCCAATAAAGGAATACAGTATATGGCACCCAGAAAAAATGAAAAACCCAGAAGCCCTGAAAAGTAAAGCTGTAAAGACCCCTGAGCCTACCATGCCTGCTTCAGATAGCTCTGAATCTTCAAACTTAAAGTCTTTGCTGGTATTGCCACCAGTGAAAGATGCAACTCCAAAAGATAGTGCAGatccttcttttaagaagaaTAAAGCAGCTATCTCCCAGGCAAATCAGAAAATGCTAAATGCTACTTCAGCTGAGACTGCTTCCAGTAGTAAGGGTACTAAAACAATAGAACAAAAGGGGGGGAAACAAACTGACTGTATCATTCATGATACAGTGAAGGAGAAACAAATTCACGAACCATCATCCTTTGTCCCAAAGCTTCCAAAAGCATCATTCCTGCAAGGAGGCCCTGAGCAGTTACACTGGCCCTGTGCTCTTTGGCCAGATAGAAAAATTATAACCACTTCTAATTCTGTTTCTTTGAGAAAGTACAGTCATCTTGCTAACATGCAGTATCTGCATACAAAAGGAATACAGTACACAAAATATGATGAGATCAGAGGTCCTTTCACCAACAGTATTAAAAACAGAAGTCTCTCAGAGGCCAAGCAAGGAAATGAATCAAACACACAAGCGGTGCAACTGCTTCCTGGACTATTCCCTTCCTTAACGGTCAGCCATGTTGCAATAACCGCAATGTCTTCTAGACTGACCTAA
- the C12H16orf46 gene encoding uncharacterized protein C16orf46 homolog isoform X2 — protein MRSLPRSAPLPPTASPRVTASGWEGGCEQPQWPARLHLPAPRDRKVQGWGKAAPFACVQLQKQAKKSRANETVNSCLFCLDMRQTNDKSESQETKTTRDQSKSVCKLSTCAIDDTVSEKKEVPVHSSESSNCSTTDGTKGESCNGKLCSIQTFQGEKKSLPIKEYSIWHPEKMKNPEALKSKAVKTPEPTMPASDSSESSNLKSLLVLPPVKDATPKDSADPSFKKNKAAISQANQKMLNATSAETASSSKGTKTIEQKGGKQTDCIIHDTVKEKQIHEPSSFVPKLPKASFLQGGPEQLHWPCALWPDRKIITTSNSVSLRKYSHLANMQYLHTKGIQYTKYDEIRGPFTNSIKNRSLSEAKQGNESNTQAVQLLPGLFPSLTVSHVAITAMSSRLT, from the exons ATGCGCTCATTGCCGcgctccgcccccctcccccccaccgcgtcGCCCAGGGTAACGGCTtcggggtgggaagggggctgcGAACAACCGCAGTGGCCTGCGCGGCTCCATCTCCCAGCGCCCCGGGACCGAaag GTACAAGGCTGGGGTAAAGCTGCTCCGTTTGCTTGCGTTCAGTTGCAAAAGCAAGCTAAGAAATCAAGGGCAAATGAAACCGTCAACAGTTGCCTGTTTTGCTTAGATATGAGGCAAACTAATGACAAAAGTGAGAGCCAAGAAACCAAGACTACAAGAGATCAATCAAAATCTGTTTGCAAATTAAGCACGTGTGCTATAGATGATACCGTTTCAGAAAAGAAAGAGGTTCCAGTCCATTCTAGTGAGTCTTCCAATTGTTCTACAACAGATGGAACTAAGGGAGAAAGCTGTAATGGCAAGTTGTGCTCTATTCAAACATttcaaggtgaaaagaaaagtttGCCAATAAAGGAATACAGTATATGGCACCCAGAAAAAATGAAAAACCCAGAAGCCCTGAAAAGTAAAGCTGTAAAGACCCCTGAGCCTACCATGCCTGCTTCAGATAGCTCTGAATCTTCAAACTTAAAGTCTTTGCTGGTATTGCCACCAGTGAAAGATGCAACTCCAAAAGATAGTGCAGatccttcttttaagaagaaTAAAGCAGCTATCTCCCAGGCAAATCAGAAAATGCTAAATGCTACTTCAGCTGAGACTGCTTCCAGTAGTAAGGGTACTAAAACAATAGAACAAAAGGGGGGGAAACAAACTGACTGTATCATTCATGATACAGTGAAGGAGAAACAAATTCACGAACCATCATCCTTTGTCCCAAAGCTTCCAAAAGCATCATTCCTGCAAGGAGGCCCTGAGCAGTTACACTGGCCCTGTGCTCTTTGGCCAGATAGAAAAATTATAACCACTTCTAATTCTGTTTCTTTGAGAAAGTACAGTCATCTTGCTAACATGCAGTATCTGCATACAAAAGGAATACAGTACACAAAATATGATGAGATCAGAGGTCCTTTCACCAACAGTATTAAAAACAGAAGTCTCTCAGAGGCCAAGCAAGGAAATGAATCAAACACACAAGCGGTGCAACTGCTTCCTGGACTATTCCCTTCCTTAACGGTCAGCCATGTTGCAATAACCGCAATGTCTTCTAGACTGACCTAA
- the C12H16orf46 gene encoding uncharacterized protein C16orf46 homolog isoform X3 — protein sequence MRQTNDKSESQETKTTRDQSKSVCKLSTCAIDDTVSEKKEVPVHSSESSNCSTTDGTKGESCNGKLCSIQTFQGEKKSLPIKEYSIWHPEKMKNPEALKSKAVKTPEPTMPASDSSESSNLKSLLVLPPVKDATPKDSADPSFKKNKAAISQANQKMLNATSAETASSSKGTKTIEQKGGKQTDCIIHDTVKEKQIHEPSSFVPKLPKASFLQGGPEQLHWPCALWPDRKIITTSNSVSLRKYSHLANMQYLHTKGIQYTKYDEIRGPFTNSIKNRSLSEAKQGNESNTQAVQLLPGLFPSLTVSHVAITAMSSRLT from the coding sequence ATGAGGCAAACTAATGACAAAAGTGAGAGCCAAGAAACCAAGACTACAAGAGATCAATCAAAATCTGTTTGCAAATTAAGCACGTGTGCTATAGATGATACCGTTTCAGAAAAGAAAGAGGTTCCAGTCCATTCTAGTGAGTCTTCCAATTGTTCTACAACAGATGGAACTAAGGGAGAAAGCTGTAATGGCAAGTTGTGCTCTATTCAAACATttcaaggtgaaaagaaaagtttGCCAATAAAGGAATACAGTATATGGCACCCAGAAAAAATGAAAAACCCAGAAGCCCTGAAAAGTAAAGCTGTAAAGACCCCTGAGCCTACCATGCCTGCTTCAGATAGCTCTGAATCTTCAAACTTAAAGTCTTTGCTGGTATTGCCACCAGTGAAAGATGCAACTCCAAAAGATAGTGCAGatccttcttttaagaagaaTAAAGCAGCTATCTCCCAGGCAAATCAGAAAATGCTAAATGCTACTTCAGCTGAGACTGCTTCCAGTAGTAAGGGTACTAAAACAATAGAACAAAAGGGGGGGAAACAAACTGACTGTATCATTCATGATACAGTGAAGGAGAAACAAATTCACGAACCATCATCCTTTGTCCCAAAGCTTCCAAAAGCATCATTCCTGCAAGGAGGCCCTGAGCAGTTACACTGGCCCTGTGCTCTTTGGCCAGATAGAAAAATTATAACCACTTCTAATTCTGTTTCTTTGAGAAAGTACAGTCATCTTGCTAACATGCAGTATCTGCATACAAAAGGAATACAGTACACAAAATATGATGAGATCAGAGGTCCTTTCACCAACAGTATTAAAAACAGAAGTCTCTCAGAGGCCAAGCAAGGAAATGAATCAAACACACAAGCGGTGCAACTGCTTCCTGGACTATTCCCTTCCTTAACGGTCAGCCATGTTGCAATAACCGCAATGTCTTCTAGACTGACCTAA